A single genomic interval of Chloracidobacterium validum harbors:
- a CDS encoding NfeD family protein has protein sequence MTLGNWFGLPSVLESLCWGVAILSTSLLLLKLVVGTLLDGLDGHLDGHFAGSVGLLGGGDGETLPGGGLKAVLAGLGVAGWSGVLCFQLTRFSPLVVLGMALGSGAVTFLLTVWLLRQLYRIESDGTLQPTSAIGRFGTVYLTIPAHGQGCGQIQIETQGRLATLDAMTDGQAIPTGSRVFVHSVSNGVLMVAPESLLSPYAGLEAVCRSNEAKTDDRTLATPHKEVSHG, from the coding sequence ATGACGCTAGGCAACTGGTTTGGTTTACCCTCGGTGCTTGAGTCGTTGTGCTGGGGCGTAGCGATACTTTCAACGAGTCTCCTGCTGCTCAAGCTCGTGGTTGGAACGCTGCTCGACGGCCTCGACGGACATCTCGACGGGCATTTCGCTGGAAGCGTCGGGCTACTTGGTGGTGGGGACGGAGAGACCCTCCCAGGTGGCGGACTCAAGGCAGTTCTGGCCGGGTTGGGCGTCGCGGGCTGGAGCGGCGTGCTGTGCTTTCAACTGACCCGTTTCTCTCCGCTTGTCGTGCTAGGCATGGCGCTCGGATCCGGTGCCGTCACGTTTCTACTGACAGTCTGGCTTCTCCGGCAGCTCTATCGGATTGAGTCGGATGGTACGCTCCAACCAACCAGCGCGATTGGCCGGTTTGGCACCGTGTACTTGACCATACCGGCGCATGGGCAAGGCTGTGGACAGATTCAAATTGAAACCCAAGGGCGGCTTGCCACCCTGGACGCAATGACCGACGGTCAAGCTATCCCGACTGGGTCGCGGGTGTTTGTCCATAGCGTGAGCAATGGCGTTTTGATGGTTGCGCCGGAGTCGCTACTGAGTCCCTACGCCGGTCTGGAGGCAGTGTGTCGCTCCAACGAAGCCAAAACTGACGACCGTACGTTAGCCACACCCCACAAGGAGGTTTCTCATGGGTGA
- a CDS encoding flotillin family protein — translation MGDISLLMLGVIGISVLAVLIVVAIIVNQYKRCPSNRILVIYGKVGGGRSAKCIHGGGAFVIPVIQDYQFLSLQPMPIEINLTGALSKQNIRVNVPSTFTVAISTDPNVMVNAAERLLGLDERQIKEQAQDIILGQLRLVIATLTIEEINRDREVFLKYINTNVASELHKVGLQLINVNIKDITDASGYIEAIGKKSAAEAINKARVEVAEQERFGAVGEAKAVRERTVQVALETTETEKGQKEAERTVRIATAQLEAEAAISEAQTSRKKTIDIAAERAEAEVGLKRAEAQQRISIAELEAETAAKENNSRAAVIESNAMLSERQAAAQQRAEVAKANAEREILIAQRQRETALLEKEELVRQEIEKLKRQVDADAEAERIRRVAQGEADALLLKYKADADGMKQLLLAKAEGYHNIIRACGNDPDTAAKLILLEKLEAVVEKQVEAIANLKIDKITVWDGGGNGEGSSTSQFIRNFVSALPPLQEIARQAGIELPAYLGSLAESGTNGKTDKALPRSATPVAAKPTPAKEG, via the coding sequence ATGGGTGACATCAGTCTGTTGATGCTGGGCGTGATCGGCATTTCGGTTCTGGCCGTGCTGATTGTGGTGGCCATTATCGTCAATCAATACAAGCGTTGTCCGTCGAACCGCATTCTGGTGATTTACGGTAAAGTTGGCGGCGGACGGAGCGCCAAGTGTATTCACGGGGGTGGGGCGTTTGTTATTCCTGTCATTCAGGATTACCAGTTTCTAAGCCTCCAGCCGATGCCAATCGAGATTAATCTGACGGGGGCGCTCTCGAAGCAAAACATCCGCGTCAACGTGCCGAGTACCTTTACGGTAGCTATCTCAACCGACCCAAATGTCATGGTCAATGCTGCCGAACGGTTGCTGGGCCTTGATGAACGGCAAATCAAAGAGCAGGCCCAAGACATCATCCTGGGCCAACTGCGCCTGGTCATCGCTACGCTGACCATTGAGGAAATCAACCGTGATCGTGAGGTGTTCCTCAAGTACATCAACACCAATGTGGCTTCCGAGCTACATAAGGTTGGCTTGCAACTCATCAACGTCAACATCAAGGACATTACCGACGCATCTGGCTACATCGAAGCGATTGGGAAAAAGTCCGCGGCTGAAGCCATCAACAAGGCCCGTGTTGAAGTCGCCGAACAGGAACGGTTTGGGGCGGTAGGCGAAGCCAAGGCCGTGCGCGAGCGCACGGTGCAGGTTGCCCTTGAAACGACTGAAACTGAAAAAGGACAAAAAGAAGCCGAACGGACGGTGCGGATCGCCACCGCACAACTCGAAGCCGAGGCGGCTATTTCAGAAGCGCAGACCTCACGTAAGAAAACGATTGATATTGCCGCTGAACGGGCCGAGGCCGAAGTTGGTCTCAAGCGCGCGGAAGCCCAGCAGCGTATTTCCATTGCCGAACTCGAAGCTGAAACGGCTGCCAAGGAAAATAACTCCCGCGCTGCCGTCATCGAGTCAAATGCGATGTTGTCCGAGCGACAGGCCGCGGCCCAGCAGCGAGCCGAAGTGGCCAAAGCCAATGCTGAACGAGAAATTCTCATCGCCCAGCGCCAGCGCGAAACGGCCCTGTTGGAAAAAGAGGAACTGGTTCGGCAAGAAATCGAAAAACTCAAGCGGCAAGTGGATGCCGATGCCGAGGCCGAACGCATCCGGCGGGTCGCCCAAGGCGAAGCTGATGCGCTGTTGCTCAAGTACAAGGCCGATGCCGATGGGATGAAGCAACTCTTGCTGGCCAAGGCCGAGGGTTACCACAACATCATCCGCGCCTGCGGCAATGATCCGGACACGGCCGCCAAGCTCATCTTGCTTGAAAAGCTTGAAGCGGTGGTCGAGAAGCAAGTTGAAGCCATTGCCAATCTCAAGATTGACAAGATCACCGTCTGGGACGGCGGCGGCAACGGTGAAGGCAGTTCGACATCACAGTTCATTCGGAACTTCGTTTCAGCCTTGCCACCGCTCCAGGAGATTGCCCGGCAGGCGGGGATTGAGCTGCCGGCTTACCTTGGCTCGTTGGCCGAATCTGGAACGAACGGCAAAACGGACAAGGCGCTTCCGCGTTCGGCGACACCCGTTGCTGCCAAGCCGACGCCAGCAAAAGAAGGGTGA
- a CDS encoding DUF7003 family protein, translating to MTPAEILSQLDACAESLAFPMLDAPGFRLAAARLHAYRDAERWALVIETLGCHEFGIGHAAIDNCLHVYGNCLERPPGTRPEDYLHPTSDGDECPTFDERQYVRREARTVRIRGRLVLLPDRSPLLDSEGRPLALGRRWRDDELLRWLAARYRHDLLATEAELRGRIPPDLPELLTLDAWHHPDLGSEVVPSASETFRQLAEVLATGDVTRYRPSHPSNTCRPDWTVGA from the coding sequence GTGACACCCGCCGAGATTTTGAGCCAACTCGATGCTTGTGCTGAAAGCCTGGCGTTCCCAATGCTGGATGCGCCGGGCTTTCGCTTGGCCGCCGCGCGCCTGCACGCTTACCGGGATGCTGAACGGTGGGCGTTGGTGATTGAGACGCTTGGCTGTCATGAGTTTGGCATTGGTCATGCAGCAATTGACAACTGCCTGCACGTCTATGGCAACTGTCTGGAGCGACCGCCGGGCACGCGCCCGGAGGATTACCTGCACCCCACTTCAGATGGCGACGAGTGTCCAACGTTTGACGAGCGCCAGTACGTCCGGCGGGAAGCCCGCACCGTGCGTATTCGCGGCCGACTCGTATTACTCCCAGACCGGTCACCGCTCTTGGATTCGGAAGGACGCCCGCTGGCGCTTGGGCGCCGGTGGCGTGACGACGAGCTGCTGCGCTGGTTGGCAGCCCGATACCGCCATGACTTGCTGGCGACCGAAGCCGAGTTGCGGGGACGGATTCCACCAGACCTGCCCGAGTTGCTCACCCTGGATGCCTGGCATCATCCTGACCTGGGCAGTGAAGTCGTCCCCAGCGCCTCCGAAACCTTTCGGCAACTGGCAGAGGTTTTGGCAACTGGCGACGTAACGCGCTATCGTCCGAGCCATCCATCCAATACCTGCCGACCTGATTGGACGGTTGGAGCCTAG
- a CDS encoding phosphatidylglycerophosphatase A family protein, with amino-acid sequence MRLTKAVVYDRPRVPPKTFGDYIALVWATGFFSGFSPIAPGTAGSAVMAGLYYAGGKLGFFQPFALDTLIWGLVVCAAVSYSGIWAAERAERFFGAKDPKEVVVDEFAGQLIAYLFLPLLPMLAHIPWAFEAWVIGGFGLFRLCDVIKPYPAQHFEALRGGLGTVADDIVAGVQASLLLLFFAKGLVLWFGLAV; translated from the coding sequence GTGCGTTTGACCAAAGCGGTTGTCTATGACCGCCCGCGAGTGCCACCGAAAACCTTTGGCGACTACATCGCGCTGGTCTGGGCAACGGGCTTTTTTTCCGGCTTTTCGCCAATTGCACCTGGAACGGCCGGCTCGGCTGTGATGGCCGGGCTGTACTATGCCGGTGGCAAGCTAGGTTTTTTTCAGCCGTTTGCGCTCGATACGCTGATTTGGGGACTGGTCGTCTGTGCCGCCGTGAGTTACTCAGGTATATGGGCTGCCGAACGCGCCGAGCGCTTCTTTGGAGCTAAAGACCCTAAAGAAGTCGTTGTGGATGAGTTTGCCGGACAACTGATCGCGTATTTGTTCCTACCACTGCTGCCGATGCTTGCCCATATCCCGTGGGCTTTTGAGGCATGGGTTATCGGTGGTTTTGGGCTGTTTCGGCTTTGCGATGTTATCAAGCCCTACCCGGCCCAGCACTTTGAGGCCCTGCGTGGCGGGCTTGGAACTGTGGCCGATGACATTGTGGCAGGGGTGCAGGCCAGTCTGCTGCTCCTGTTCTTTGCCAAGGGACTGGTGTTGTGGTTTGGCTTAGCTGTCTAA
- a CDS encoding ion transporter, whose protein sequence is MAHDADGQLNLGRWELFIQAMIFLSLVDFALETLPNLTPMQRAWLESFELFSVGLFTVEYLVRVIGSRSRARYLFSFYGIVDLLAILPFYLGLVIDLRSLRSLRFLRLLRILKLTRYSRAMRRFHRALIISKEELLLFAATALILLYLAAVGIYYFEHEAQPEVFTSMFDGLWWAVATLTTVGYGDSYPITAGGRFFTFVVLVLGLGIVALPSGIIASALAKARQEEDSAAERKVSDTTDEA, encoded by the coding sequence ATGGCCCACGATGCAGATGGACAACTCAATCTCGGTCGCTGGGAGCTGTTCATCCAAGCCATGATCTTTCTGTCGCTGGTTGACTTCGCCCTTGAAACGCTCCCCAATCTGACACCGATGCAGCGAGCTTGGCTCGAAAGCTTTGAGCTGTTTTCAGTTGGCCTGTTTACGGTGGAGTACCTCGTCCGGGTCATTGGGTCGCGGTCGCGCGCCAGATACCTGTTCAGTTTCTACGGCATCGTGGACTTACTGGCCATTTTGCCTTTTTATCTGGGCCTGGTCATTGATCTGCGCTCACTCCGGTCACTGCGGTTTCTCCGCTTGCTGCGCATTCTCAAGCTGACGCGCTACAGCCGCGCCATGAGACGCTTCCACCGGGCGCTGATCATTTCTAAGGAAGAGTTGCTCCTGTTTGCGGCAACGGCATTGATTTTGCTCTATCTGGCGGCCGTTGGCATCTATTACTTTGAACACGAAGCCCAACCGGAAGTCTTCACATCCATGTTTGACGGTCTGTGGTGGGCAGTTGCCACGCTGACCACCGTAGGGTATGGGGACAGTTACCCGATTACGGCCGGCGGACGATTTTTTACCTTCGTCGTGCTCGTTCTCGGACTGGGGATTGTCGCGCTGCCTTCCGGGATCATTGCCTCCGCGCTGGCCAAAGCCCGGCAGGAAGAAGATAGCGCCGCAGAACGGAAGGTCTCGGATACCACCGACGAAGCCTAG
- a CDS encoding tetratricopeptide repeat protein: MDNRSITETTLPEASQPTDHPPRWLYGRLTDLTIGCGLWSLPLLLVSYTVEPHFAGSFALAFYALALVCNYPHYAATWHRACATPAARTRYGTVLMWSSLATAAGLLLVHAHPPLLVWAFTLYVFWSPWHYTGQNYGIALMFARRNGLGALDRHMQRWLWGAFALPYAMLLTAFNSGASADPLLYSVELPPPVAKTLIGVFGAAFFLITFIIGRKLRQRHDWQASGPTLALLATQALWFIPAAGIVLAGEAVFQVRYTSGMLAVLHSAQYLWVTSHYARREQGAQWRPWSYVVFLFAVGVLLFIPGPWVASLVFGLDFTTSFLAFTALVNIHHFILDGAVWKLREPHVAAVLVRDQMADTPKAVAARTPWLRRLGLSAAVVGLAVLAGVDLIKFMLGGRTTDVAALTQAIQLNPNDALVAARLARLALAEGDRLRAREALEKVVAVNPYDAEHQAMLGQILIEQGEYDAAYRHYQNFHHHLPNNVAALVNLGTLAARQGAETDAMAAWERAVQLDPDGQPIAWANLGDAYMRANRHQDAAKAYEKGLQALPSGPEAQRQSLEWTLKLGDSYAAIGKADAAERCYATVFEAASTLPALDLASVTATRQADLHAQHARLDRAAEHHHLAIRLAQESQSLTTQGAAWYEYALFMARHGASPELVFAACLQAETCFRNQGMSQAAVSTIQSHRQAAEDAVGTQAAHIRAQLAETLDRARAWKPAPSR, translated from the coding sequence ATGGACAACCGCTCGATCACTGAAACGACGTTACCGGAAGCATCCCAACCCACCGACCACCCACCACGCTGGCTCTATGGCAGGCTGACCGACCTCACCATCGGTTGCGGGTTGTGGTCGCTGCCCCTGCTGCTCGTGAGCTACACCGTCGAGCCGCACTTTGCCGGAAGTTTTGCCCTTGCCTTTTACGCCTTGGCGCTGGTGTGCAACTACCCGCACTATGCCGCGACCTGGCATCGAGCGTGCGCCACCCCGGCGGCTCGAACACGCTACGGGACGGTCCTCATGTGGTCATCGCTGGCGACAGCGGCCGGGCTTCTGTTAGTTCATGCCCATCCACCGTTGCTGGTTTGGGCCTTTACGCTTTACGTCTTCTGGAGTCCGTGGCACTACACCGGACAGAACTACGGCATTGCCCTGATGTTTGCGCGTCGTAACGGGCTTGGCGCACTTGATCGCCACATGCAGCGTTGGCTGTGGGGGGCGTTTGCCTTGCCCTACGCCATGCTGCTGACGGCATTCAACAGCGGAGCTTCGGCCGATCCGCTGCTGTACTCGGTCGAGTTGCCGCCACCGGTAGCGAAAACCCTGATCGGCGTCTTTGGCGCGGCCTTTTTCCTCATAACTTTCATTATCGGACGAAAGTTGCGCCAGCGCCACGACTGGCAAGCCAGCGGGCCGACCCTGGCGCTCCTGGCAACCCAGGCCCTGTGGTTTATTCCCGCGGCCGGCATCGTCCTGGCCGGTGAAGCCGTGTTTCAGGTTCGGTACACGTCTGGGATGCTGGCGGTACTCCATTCGGCGCAGTACCTCTGGGTGACATCCCACTATGCGCGGCGCGAACAGGGCGCGCAGTGGCGGCCGTGGTCTTACGTCGTTTTCCTTTTTGCGGTCGGGGTACTGCTTTTCATCCCTGGGCCGTGGGTCGCCAGCCTGGTGTTCGGTCTCGACTTCACAACGAGCTTTCTGGCTTTCACGGCCCTGGTCAACATCCACCATTTCATCCTGGACGGCGCCGTGTGGAAGCTGCGCGAACCCCACGTCGCGGCGGTGCTGGTTCGGGATCAGATGGCAGATACTCCCAAAGCGGTGGCGGCCCGGACGCCCTGGCTGCGACGGCTTGGTTTATCGGCGGCGGTGGTTGGATTGGCCGTCCTGGCGGGGGTTGACCTCATCAAGTTCATGCTAGGTGGGCGCACCACGGATGTTGCCGCTCTGACGCAAGCCATCCAACTCAATCCGAACGACGCCCTAGTGGCAGCCCGTCTGGCGCGGCTGGCGCTGGCAGAAGGCGACCGGTTACGTGCCCGCGAAGCCCTTGAAAAAGTTGTCGCCGTCAATCCTTACGATGCGGAACATCAGGCCATGCTCGGACAAATCCTGATCGAGCAGGGCGAATATGACGCGGCCTACCGTCACTACCAAAATTTTCACCACCATTTGCCCAATAACGTTGCGGCCCTCGTCAACTTGGGGACGCTGGCCGCGCGGCAGGGGGCCGAAACCGATGCCATGGCGGCCTGGGAACGCGCCGTGCAGCTTGACCCGGATGGACAACCCATTGCCTGGGCTAACCTGGGCGATGCCTACATGCGCGCCAATCGCCATCAGGACGCGGCCAAAGCCTATGAGAAGGGGCTTCAAGCACTGCCGAGCGGGCCGGAGGCACAGCGCCAGTCGCTTGAATGGACGCTCAAGCTTGGTGACAGCTATGCGGCCATCGGCAAAGCGGATGCAGCCGAACGCTGCTACGCCACAGTTTTTGAAGCGGCTTCCACGTTGCCGGCGCTTGACTTGGCCAGCGTGACAGCCACGCGCCAGGCGGACCTGCATGCTCAGCACGCCCGGCTCGACCGTGCAGCCGAGCATCACCATCTCGCCATCCGGCTTGCCCAGGAAAGCCAATCCCTGACAACCCAGGGCGCGGCTTGGTACGAATACGCGCTGTTCATGGCACGCCATGGCGCATCACCTGAATTGGTTTTTGCCGCCTGCCTGCAAGCCGAAACCTGCTTCCGAAACCAGGGGATGAGCCAGGCAGCCGTTTCAACCATCCAGTCGCATCGTCAGGCGGCCGAAGATGCGGTTGGAACCCAGGCGGCCCACATCCGTGCCCAGTTGGCCGAAACACTTGACCGGGCGCGTGCCTGGAAACCGGCACCATCTCGGTAG
- the egtB gene encoding ergothioneine biosynthesis protein EgtB has product MEATRTQLELMDDREPWAARYRAVRTVSEQICRPLEIEDYVVQPMPEVSPPKWHLAHTSWFFEAFILKPYVTGYRPFHPRYDYVFNSYYEAVGERHPRAQRGLVTRPTVREVYAYRAYVDAATERFIRHCDSATWATAQPVLTLGVHHEQQHQELLLTDIKAIMATNPLDPACAPLPDPLPVSPVLSTCPADGWYTVDGGRYAIGHTGDGFAFDNEGPRHEVLLRPFRLAAQSVTNRDFLAFMADGGYTRPELWLSDGWATVTARGWQSPAYWRPGAGGTWQVMTLHGLRPLGLDEPVCHLSFYEADAYARWAGKRLPTEAEWEVVANRVPMVGNFYESGAWHPLPLPAAAPLFGDVWVWTASPYTAYPGFRPANGALGEYNGKFMCNQMVLRGGSCATSVTHIRPTYRNFFPPDARWQFTGVRLAEDMS; this is encoded by the coding sequence ATGGAAGCTACTCGAACCCAACTCGAACTGATGGACGACCGCGAGCCGTGGGCAGCACGTTATCGTGCAGTGCGCACCGTTTCAGAACAGATTTGCCGTCCCTTGGAAATCGAGGACTATGTGGTGCAGCCGATGCCGGAGGTCAGCCCCCCGAAGTGGCATCTGGCGCACACGAGCTGGTTTTTTGAGGCCTTCATCCTCAAGCCATACGTTACCGGCTATCGGCCCTTTCATCCGCGCTATGACTATGTCTTCAACTCGTACTACGAAGCCGTTGGCGAACGTCATCCACGTGCCCAACGCGGACTGGTCACGCGCCCAACCGTCCGTGAAGTCTATGCCTACCGCGCCTATGTGGATGCTGCCACCGAACGTTTCATCCGGCACTGTGACAGCGCCACTTGGGCCACGGCTCAGCCTGTCCTGACCCTGGGCGTGCATCACGAGCAGCAGCATCAAGAGCTGCTCCTGACCGACATCAAAGCCATTATGGCGACCAATCCGCTCGACCCGGCCTGTGCGCCGCTGCCCGACCCCTTGCCCGTGTCGCCGGTCTTGTCCACTTGCCCGGCGGATGGGTGGTACACAGTTGATGGCGGCAGATACGCCATCGGTCACACTGGCGACGGATTTGCCTTTGACAATGAAGGTCCACGCCACGAAGTCTTGTTGCGCCCCTTTCGACTGGCGGCGCAATCGGTGACGAACCGCGACTTTTTGGCCTTCATGGCTGATGGTGGTTATACTCGGCCGGAGCTGTGGCTCTCAGACGGATGGGCAACGGTGACGGCGCGCGGGTGGCAGTCACCGGCCTACTGGCGGCCGGGAGCAGGCGGCACGTGGCAGGTGATGACGCTGCATGGTTTACGTCCGTTAGGCCTCGATGAGCCGGTTTGCCACCTCAGCTTTTATGAGGCCGATGCCTACGCCCGCTGGGCCGGAAAGCGGTTACCGACCGAAGCCGAGTGGGAGGTGGTCGCCAACCGTGTGCCGATGGTTGGGAACTTCTATGAGTCTGGCGCATGGCATCCGTTGCCGCTGCCGGCGGCCGCGCCATTGTTTGGCGATGTCTGGGTATGGACGGCTAGCCCCTACACGGCTTATCCGGGGTTTCGCCCAGCAAATGGGGCGCTCGGCGAATACAACGGCAAGTTCATGTGCAACCAGATGGTATTGCGGGGCGGCTCATGCGCGACCTCCGTGACGCACATCCGTCCCACGTACCGCAACTTTTTCCCGCCCGATGCGCGGTGGCAGTTTACCGGTGTCCGGCTGGCAGAGGATATGTCATGA
- the egtD gene encoding L-histidine N(alpha)-methyltransferase produces MSHPQLVSAARPSYGYIVSFHDLHPTPAAFREEVVAGLRRPRKAIPAKFFYDQRGSALFDEICQLEEYYLTRTETALLENHVPEIATLLGEDVLLIEYGSGNGRKTRILLDCLPNLAAYVPVDISKDHLLAAATDIAQAYPYLRVTPVCADYTREMAFPDFEEFPYRRRVVFFPGSTIGNFTPDEAEDFLRHAADVAGPPGALLIGVDLKKDPTVIDAAYNDKRGVTAAFNLNLLHRINTELDADFDLRAFEHRALYDPVQGRVEMHLVSTQPQTVRIGDEVFTFAEGETIHTEDSHKYDLAAFQAMAGRAGWTVKRVWQDSLQYFAVCLFTLAPQSVA; encoded by the coding sequence ATGAGTCATCCCCAACTGGTTTCGGCAGCTCGCCCGTCCTACGGGTACATTGTGTCGTTTCACGACCTCCATCCGACGCCGGCGGCATTTCGGGAGGAAGTCGTGGCCGGGCTGCGTCGTCCGCGCAAGGCGATTCCGGCGAAGTTTTTTTACGACCAGCGTGGTTCAGCACTCTTTGACGAAATTTGCCAACTGGAAGAGTACTATCTGACCCGCACCGAAACAGCCTTGCTCGAAAACCATGTGCCCGAAATTGCCACGCTTCTTGGCGAAGATGTCTTGCTGATCGAGTATGGCAGCGGCAATGGACGTAAAACCCGGATTTTACTGGACTGTTTGCCCAATCTGGCCGCCTATGTGCCGGTGGACATTTCAAAAGATCATTTGTTGGCCGCGGCAACGGACATTGCCCAAGCGTATCCCTACTTGCGGGTGACGCCGGTGTGCGCGGATTACACCCGCGAAATGGCGTTCCCGGACTTTGAAGAGTTTCCTTATCGGCGACGGGTCGTGTTTTTCCCCGGCTCGACCATCGGTAACTTCACGCCGGACGAGGCCGAAGATTTTCTCCGCCATGCGGCCGACGTGGCCGGGCCACCTGGCGCCCTGCTCATTGGCGTGGACCTGAAAAAAGACCCGACGGTGATTGATGCAGCCTACAATGACAAGCGCGGCGTAACGGCTGCCTTCAACCTGAACCTCCTCCACCGGATCAATACCGAACTCGATGCCGATTTCGACCTGCGCGCGTTCGAGCACCGGGCTCTGTATGATCCGGTCCAGGGACGGGTGGAGATGCACCTAGTCAGCACACAGCCCCAGACCGTTCGCATCGGAGACGAAGTCTTCACCTTCGCCGAGGGGGAAACCATCCATACGGAAGACTCGCACAAGTACGACCTCGCCGCCTTTCAAGCCATGGCCGGCCGGGCCGGATGGACGGTCAAAAGGGTTTGGCAGGACAGTTTGCAGTACTTTGCGGTGTGCTTGTTTACCCTCGCGCCCCAGTCGGTTGCGTAG